A region of Gracilinanus agilis isolate LMUSP501 chromosome 3, AgileGrace, whole genome shotgun sequence DNA encodes the following proteins:
- the LOC123240599 gene encoding prostate and testis expressed protein 2-like: MVKMFLLGLSLFCLLRGGEPNFGKTRREVLCSTCEHFKRGACYKNEGTCVTKRGAGCRTRSYYSFINRTDGWSYTHTKLDCVENCGETVEFLAAYHVVNICCSDRNKCNEDYSLA; this comes from the exons ATGGTCAAGATGTTCTTACTGGGTCTGTCTCTATTCTGCCTTTTGAGGG GTGGGGAGCCAAATTTCGGTAAAACCAGAAGGGAAGTTTTGTGTAGTACCTGTGAACATTTTAAAAGAGGCGCCTGCTACAAGAATGAGGGTACTTGTGTAACGAAGAGGGGCGCTGGATGCAGAACCCGGTCTTACTATTCATTCATTAACAGAACTGACG GGTGGTCCTATACTCATACTAAACTGGACTGTGTTGAAAATTGCGGAGAGACTGTAGAATTCCTGGCTGCCTATCATGTGGTAAACATATGCTGTTCAGATAGAAATAAATGCAATGAAGATTATTCATTAGCATGA